One window of the Lonchura striata isolate bLonStr1 chromosome 9, bLonStr1.mat, whole genome shotgun sequence genome contains the following:
- the GCLM gene encoding glutamate--cysteine ligase regulatory subunit — protein MGTEGARALLERAGTLTLQTGNLLSWGCLRKKCPATPGEEVRDCIQKTLTEWSSKVGQDQNQEALEVLECSVAQAIEKINPEERDELKVSAKLFIVGSNSSSIRDAVDLACSALGVAQLDSVIIAPPPVEDGTSLSLEYLQPYWKELESLVQNKKIVAIGTSDLDKTLLEQLYLWAQVKPSSNQVNLASCCVMPPDLTAFAKECDIQLLTHNDPKELLCEASFQEVLRESIQNMKADKWIPLWLLRYSVIVKSRGIIKSKGYIIQAKRNAS, from the exons ATGGGGACGGAGGGCGCCCGTGCCCTGCTGGAGCGCGCCGGCACGCTCACCCTGCAGACCGGCAacctgctcagctggggctgcctgcgCAAGAAGTGCCCGGCCACCCCCGGCGAGGAG GTGCGGGATTGCATCCAGAAAACACTGACTGAGTGGAGCTCAAAGGTTGGCCAAGACCAAAATCAG GAAGCACTGGAGGTTCTGGAATGTTCTGTAGCTCAAGctatagaaaaaataaatcctgaagAAAGGGATGAGTTGAAAGTATCAG CAAAGCTTTTCATCGTTGGATCAAATTCTTCATCAATCAGAGACGCAGTTGACCTGG CATGTTCTGCCCTCGGAGTTGCTCAGTTAGACTCAGTCATTATTGCCCCACCTCCTGTCGAAGATGGAACTAGCCTCTCCTTGGAATATTTGCAACCTTATTGGAAAGAACTTGAAAGTCTAGTTCAAAACAAAAAGATTGTTGCTATAGGTACCTCCGACCTAGATAAAACACTGTTAGAGCAGCTGTATCTTTGGGCACAG GTGAAACCAAGTAGTAATCAGGTGAACCTAGCTTCCTGTTGTGTGATGCCACCTGATCTCACAGCATTTGCAAAAGAATGTGACATACAGCTGCTAACTCACAATGACCCCAAAG AATTACTTTGTGAAGCAAGTTTCCAAGAAGTTCTCCGGGAAAGCATCCAGAACATGAAAGCAGACAAGTGGATTCCTTTATGGCTTCTGCGATATTCAGTCATTGTTAAAAGCAGAGGAATTATCAAGTCCAAAGGCTATATCATACAAGCTAAAAGAAATGCATCTTAA